The Limanda limanda chromosome 13, fLimLim1.1, whole genome shotgun sequence region GAAGCTTCTCATCCATCACAGAACAACCAGAGCCAATTTCTAATGAGATGTCTAATGAGAAGCTGCGGTATTAGAGCATCTGTTGAGGTCACTGCCAATATCCTCAACGTATGCAGGATTGAAGAATTCTCCAGGGGACTCCGGGCCCTTGGGAAGCTGCTTTGATACAGTATATACCCCCGAACCCCAAACTCCACCACCAGACTACCTGTACATCCTCCCAGTGTGAACATGTTTCTAACCAGTACCGtctttattgtcttttaaaACAGATTGGATGTGTGAAAATTACAAGATGGAAAACCAGTAATCAGGTATGAAACACAAATGAGTCTCTTGGCACTGTTTCCGTCTGTGCGTATATCCTACATCTATATAGTTGAAGTGTTACAAGCAGATTAATGATTCTCTTCTCGGGTGTGATTACACAGAGACACGGTAATGATGAGCGCAGGAAGCGAGTTAAAGTGAAAAGAGATTGAGGGGGTGTAGGAAAAAATAGGGTCAACAATGACTTCCTGTGGAGAGGGAAAGGTTTATTGTGTTATCTCTAAATCGTTATTTAGAACTTAATGTAAAAACAATTAACTGCTCATGAGCCAAATGGATTCTCTGGCCTTAAGGAAGAGATAATTTGAGTTTATCGGATTTTGCTCCTACCTTAACAATAATTGCCTGGATGCTGCTCATGTGCGTTGGCCTGGACGCATGCTGCTCCATGTTCCTGCGCGACGCCTGCACTGTGAGCAGAATGCATGTGTAGGACGCTACAATAACACAGCATGGGAGGATGTAGCAGAAGACGAACAGCGCCACGGAGAAGGAGCGTGCCGTGGTGTTCTGATTGGTCCGGCGCCAGTCAATGCAACAAGCGGTGCCATAAGGTTCTGGCCCATATTCCCCCCAGTGGGCCAGCGGGGAGCAAGCGAAGAACAGGGCGTAGAACCAGGCACAGGCAATCAGCAGATGGCCGTGAACAGAATTGAACCTGTTtcctgagaaaataaaaaggtttataTTTTGCTTTTCATGTGATTTACAGTGTCAGGTTTTTTTTGAATGCTCACACTCAAAAGTAGGGCAACTGCACTCTGTCAGAAGAGAAGATGGGTCGGAACCTTGCCTATGCTGTACAGTGAAGGAAGTAGGTACATGAGGAACATAAAAAGAGAGCTTGGAAGATAAGTTAAAATCTTGCTTCTTGGTCTACTGCTGCTTGAGAACTTGACAAATTCAGTCTGCAGTTTGTTTACTTGATAAGTTCATTCCTTAAACCAGCTTTTAAGGCTAATATGTCTGTGTAGAAACCTCCTGGCTACTGTTATAACaaatcttcatcctcctcaacaGCACTGGAAGAATCATTGTAAGGAAACACAGCATAAACAGTATTGTCCTAATTGCCCTATATAAGATTACATTGGTCCAGTAGAATGTCTCCACCAGTAGTAGATACAACGCTATCTTACAGGGCAACTGCAGCAAAATTTAAACTAAAACTGCTTTTTCCCCcaataataattgttattagAGGAAggaagacaaaggggagacttTAGCGAAACTCGTAGCAAAGACGCAGGAAAACAAGTTGAGCCAAAAAAGGCACTTTTAGTGGACATTTCATGGATCGTAACAGTTGCCCCATAAGATTACATTGTTGCCAATACTCCTGTTTTGGAGCTGCCAGTGTAGATAATCTaatggacaggaagtgagatacAGTTTAGATGTAATAAATCCAAAAATtacttttcaaaagaaaaaccacTTCACATAAGTTCTTTTTTTGCTTCTGATTGAGAATTCTCTGCACAGACCCCTTCGTGACATTGTCTGGGAAAATGCGTTTTCTTGAGGTTAAACGGACGGCACCATTTCACTGCATTAACCAACATCACGTCAACTAATACTTATCGAGCGCAGCGCCTGTTCTTGTCCGTCATCAAAGAAAGGCTAATGTGCAGTGCTTCACAGAGGGCTtagcttttttccttttttttcgaCAGATAAATCAACAATCAGCCACTTTGGGGAGGGAGGGTTATGTCATTTCAGTGGGAAACAGCTTCTGAAGACTCACCATAGTGTGGGTAACACACTTTCACAAAGCACACCACGCTCAGCAGGGTGAGAGTGGTCAGGCTGCAGAGACCGAACAACATTCCACAAAAAGCGTACACAGAGCATAGGGTTCTCCCATACAACCacctgtgtgggtgtgagaaagagggagaggaggagaggaagagaaagagagagggggaggtcGATGAGGGAGAATGTgagaagaagagggaaaagAGGAGCGTAAGCAGGAGCATCACACTTAGGTAATCACACTGCCAACCAATTAAAGTGAAGTATGAAATGTCATCAGATTTAAAAGGAGTGCCCATATAGTCTTCCTGATAGCTCATATGTTTTGCATGAAAGGTAGTGTCTTTAATTCTTtgactgttttcagacatgctctggacccccccacccccccccaccccccaccaaaAAGGAAAGAAGTAAACAAATATCTTAGGATTAAAAAGCAGAGCCACTTGTACTAGATGCCGAAGAAATACGTCAAGGGAGCCTTTGGTGAAAAGGACTTACGCCGATGTCAATGTGCGCCGAACAAAAACAAGAGACCCCTTAGTAATATACTAATACATTATGTCCTGTCTCTATGCAGGAATCCCAACCCGGTTGtgcggacattctccggagttggAGCCCCGTGTGGTACCTGTGGTAGAAGCTTGACGATATGGCCATGGGGTAAAGAGACAGGGTGAGGCCCAAGTCACTGACGGCCAGGTTGATGATGAAGTACTCTGCAGGTTTCAGGTGGCGCTTCTTCTTGTAGGACACATACAGCAGGGTGCTGTTTCCAAACAGGGAACACACTCCTGTGGGGAAATGGAGTGGGAAGTATCAGGGAAGTGTTTTGGGCTTTCAGCGTAAATGAGAATCAGAATCATGTATTGCATATATAAAGCAAAATATCTGGATATCTTAGACCTAGACAAAGTGGTCAATAATATcaggatttaataaaaaatctgacatttcaaATCAGTCGGCATTGATAATTATGATAAATGCCACATTACTATTGTTAGGTTTACAGACTGACCTTTTTCCctgagttgtgtttttaaataaataatgacaaacACTTATATAAATCTGAGGCAGATCAATAAAGTGTTAAACCTCCTCACTGTGGTTACTTTACTCACCAAAAACAAAGTAGACCACAGCCACTGTTGTATCCAGTGGCGCAGGTATGTTGGACTGGAATGCAGCGTCTTCATTTAACAGCCCCATCTGAAAACAGATTAGAGATTTTCAAGAGGAATATATCGGACATTTTTAGTCACAATGTAGAAGACTTTAATCGTTGTATTTGAAGGGAGATTTGAGTTCACCCGTACATTAACAAGTCAAATCACACCTTCTTTAGCTGCTTAATGATGTGAAGGTGATTTTTTACCTTcgtttgttggttgtttttgtttgttcgtGAACAAGATGACACAAATAGAACAGAACTGATTTcaacgaaacttggtggaaggctgTGGTTTGGATCAGAGCAGAACCCATGAAAATGTATGCAAATCCAGATCagtgggcagatccaggatctttttttaattactttctttatcattgtgagataatgcatttttcaacattttcacaggcACATTTAGGGCCTTGGCAGAGTTTTACAAGTCACTTAATTGTTGCAGATCACGTCCTTGTACCTCTCGTGTTGCTGACTGAACTTTAGACCGTACAGTGCCTTCTGCAGCACTGTCAGTAGGAAGGTTTGTTCACACCAGAAATCTaagtttttctatttgtgtaaCGTTTCCTTTCAAATGTGACACTTCACGTTCACACCATAAAACAGGAACTTGTTATATTTACACCTATAATGATGATCCAGGAATGTAGTTTTATAGTTTGTCTACAGGGGGTGGTCATATCATTGAGTTTAGTTTGTGATTGTATCAACCTTTTCTTAACTATTTGGTGAAAGTGATTTTTTAATC contains the following coding sequences:
- the opn7a gene encoding opsin 7, group member a produces the protein MGLLNEDAAFQSNIPAPLDTTVAVVYFVFGVCSLFGNSTLLYVSYKKKRHLKPAEYFIINLAVSDLGLTLSLYPMAISSSFYHRWLYGRTLCSVYAFCGMLFGLCSLTTLTLLSVVCFVKVCYPHYGNRFNSVHGHLLIACAWFYALFFACSPLAHWGEYGPEPYGTACCIDWRRTNQNTTARSFSVALFVFCYILPCCVIVASYTCILLTVQASRRNMEQHASRPTHMSSIQAIIVKLSVAVCIGFFAAWSPYAVVSMWAAFGQINNIPPLAFAIPAMFAKSSTIYNPIVYLTLRPNFRQMISRDVGTLCHACLRSCLCSQGHVKDISTPEIRFRIRTIHRRNDQFPSSDPAAQPPKVHNCEKCKDAFECFECYPQMCGATKRSANGDSSKDHDKPVLQTHEQPTQCVRHKKPLPAITSAKRPSEMDNLHINLEMVPGPAKVAWP